GAGGCCCTCAAACTCGGGGACCGTATTGCCCTGATGAAGGACGGAGAGATTGCGCAGTTAGGGACCGCCGAAGACCTTCTTCAGAATCCCCGCTGTGATTATGTGGAGCGGTTTGTCGAAGATGTCAACCTCTCCCGTGTACTGGTTGCAAAGGACGTAATGAAACGTCCCGAGCCGCTCCTACCCCCGGATTCGGGGCCGAGAAATGCCCTCCGCCTGATGGAGGAGTACGGTATTTCCAGTATATTTGTTGCAGGAAAGGACCGGAAATTCCGTGGTCTTGTAACGGTAGACGGGGCTGTCGAGGCTAAGAAACGTGATATCCCTCTGAGAGAACTGATGATCACTGACACCCCTACGGTTGAAATGGATACCCCTGCGCAGGAACTGATGCCGATTATGGCCGAAACCGCCTATCCGGTGGCAGTTCTTGACAGTGACGGGAAAATTAAAGGGCTTATCGTGCGGGGTTCACTGCTTGCAGGTCTGGCCCGGCTGGAGGTTGAGGTATAATGTCGGACATTCTGCCGGTCGGTGAAGCAGTTGAGGTGGTTGTTGATTGGATCGATGAGACCTTCGGGTGGCTGCTGGACGGGATCACCGCTATCATGGATATGCTGGTGAGCGGATTCCAAGATGGGATGGCGGCCGTCCCTCCGCTTCTTCTCATCGTAATATTTGCGCTTATTGCCTGGATTTTAACAAAAAAGAACCTCAAAATCGGTCTTTTGACACTCTTTGGGCTGCTCTTCATTTATCTCCTGGACCTCTGGTCTGAGACCATCCTGACGCTTGCCCTTGTCATTACGTCAGCAGTGGTGACGCTTGCGATCGCAATTCCTTTGGGAATTCTTGCTTCACGCTCGCAAACGGTTGATACCGCACTGCGTCCCATCCTTGACCTGATGCAGACGATGCCGTCCTTTGTCTACCTGATTCCTGCGGTCATCTTCTTTGGTCTCGGGAATGTGCCGGGCATGATCGCAACGATCATCTTTGCGATGCCGCCTGCAATCCGGCTCACAAACCTCGGTATCCGGCAGGTGCCAGTCGAACTCATTGAGGTCTCCGAGGCGTTCGGGGCGACACAGTGGCAGAAGCTTGTCAAGGTTCAGTTGCCGGTGGCGATGCCGACGATCATGGCGGGCGTGAACCAGTGTATCATGCTTGCTCTCTCGATGACGGTCATCGCGGCAATGATCGGTGCTGCGGGTCTGGGTCTGAACGTCCTGATGGGTATCCAGCGGGTCGATATCGGCGGGGGGTTCGAGGCAGGCCTCTGCATCGTCATCATCGCCATCATTCTCGACCGGATCACACAGAACGTGATCAGCACCGGCAATGACCAAAAGTGATATATAGAAACCCCGATCAATTTTTTAAATACGTCAGTTTGAGCCGTATTTTCCGGTTTTTACTGATTGAATGGATGTGTTTTTGTGCTAAATCTGAACTCAAAAAATTTGTTTATTGTATTAATTGTGTTATTTGGTATCATTTTTGTTGCCGGTTGCACGGATTCGGCCGGTACCGCGGCGGCACCGGAGACCGGAACCGATGCCGCAAAAGAAGTCTCCATCGGCTATGTGCTCTGGGACTCGGAGATCGCGAGCACCAATGTGCTCAAGACGGTCTATGAACAGGCCGGCTACGATGTCGAGCTCAAGGCAGTCGACGCAGGCCCGCTCTACCAGGCGCTTGCAGACGGTCAGGTCGATATGAGTGTCTCCGCATGGCTGCCCGCTACCCACGCTGCCTACATGGACACCTATGGTGACGACATCATGCTGGTCGGGAAGAACCTCGAGGGCGCAAAGGTCGGTCTCGTGGTCCCCCAGTACGTGACGATTGACTCCATCGACGAGATGAACGATGTCGCTGACCAGTTCGACGGCAAGATCATCGGTATTGAACCGGGTGCAGGTATCATGGCGATGACCGAGACTGCTATTGAGAACTACAGTCTTGACTACACGCTTGTGCCGTCATCGAGTGCAGCGATGGCAGCCCAGCTCAGTGACGCCTATGAGAACGAAGAGTGGGTCGTCGTTACCGGCTGGACACCACACTGGAAGTTCGTTCGCTTTGACCTGAAGTACCTGGACGACCCTGAGGGCGTATACGGCGGCGAGGAGTATATCGCAAGCCTTGCCCGCACAGGATTTGTAGATGAGAATCCCGAAGCCTTTGCCATTCTTGAGCGCTTCTCCTGGGAGCCGTCAGACATGGAATCCGTGATGCTCGCCGTTGAGGAAGGGGCAACACCTGAAGATGCCGCACAGGCATGGGTGGACGAACACCTCGATCAGGTCCAGTCCTGGATCAACGGATAATCCCCTTTCTTTTTTTCAGGCGCCCGCGCCCGGTACGGTTTCCTGCCCGCAGGATGTTGTATTACCGGTGGTGTTCTCTATATAGGATGTCATGGTATGTTCCAGTACGTCAGGTTCTGGCTGTACCCCCGGCGGTTGGATACTGACCGGAGGATGTGATAGATATGATATCTGCACAGCAGACAGGAACACTCTGTATTCTGATCCTCGTCGTAGCCGGGGTCTTCATCGCCGGCTGTACGGACGAGACGGGTCCCGCCCCGACGACGGAACCGACCGCGACACCCACGGCAACGGTGATGCCGGCAGGTGAGGTCTCCATCGGCTATGTGCTCTGGGACTCGGAGATCGCGAGCACCAATGTGCTCAAGACGGTCTATGAACAGGCAGGCTACGATGTCGAGCTCAAGGCTGTTGACGCAGGCCCGCTCTATCAGGCACTTGCAGACGGTCAGGTCGATATGAGTGTTTCGTCATGGATGCCCACGACGCATGACGCGTACTGGGACACCTATGGCGATGACATCGATATGGTCGGGACGAACCTCGAGGGTGCAAAGATTGGCCTCGTGGTCCCCCGGTATGTGAAGATTGACTCCATCGAGGAGCTGAATAACGTCACCGACCAGTTCGACGGGAAGATCATCGGTATCGAACCGGGTGCGGGCATCATGGCCGCGACCGAGCGGGCGATAGAGGAGTACGGCCTCGACTACACGCTCGTCCCTTCGTCCAGTGCAGCGATGGCGGCCCAGCTCACCGATGCCTATGAAAATTATG
Above is a window of Methanogenium organophilum DNA encoding:
- a CDS encoding glycine betaine ABC transporter substrate-binding protein; translation: MISAQQTGTLCILILVVAGVFIAGCTDETGPAPTTEPTATPTATVMPAGEVSIGYVLWDSEIASTNVLKTVYEQAGYDVELKAVDAGPLYQALADGQVDMSVSSWMPTTHDAYWDTYGDDIDMVGTNLEGAKIGLVVPRYVKIDSIEELNNVTDQFDGKIIGIEPGAGIMAATERAIEEYGLDYTLVPSSSAAMAAQLTDAYENYEWIVVTGWTPHWKFVRFDLKYLDDPKGVYGGEEYIASLARQGFSEDNPEAYAILERFGWESSDMEEVMLAIEDGATPEDAAQAWVDANQDRVIYWINR
- a CDS encoding glycine betaine ABC transporter substrate-binding protein; the protein is MLFGIIFVAGCTDSAGTAAAPETGTDAAKEVSIGYVLWDSEIASTNVLKTVYEQAGYDVELKAVDAGPLYQALADGQVDMSVSAWLPATHAAYMDTYGDDIMLVGKNLEGAKVGLVVPQYVTIDSIDEMNDVADQFDGKIIGIEPGAGIMAMTETAIENYSLDYTLVPSSSAAMAAQLSDAYENEEWVVVTGWTPHWKFVRFDLKYLDDPEGVYGGEEYIASLARTGFVDENPEAFAILERFSWEPSDMESVMLAVEEGATPEDAAQAWVDEHLDQVQSWING
- a CDS encoding ABC transporter permease, producing MSDILPVGEAVEVVVDWIDETFGWLLDGITAIMDMLVSGFQDGMAAVPPLLLIVIFALIAWILTKKNLKIGLLTLFGLLFIYLLDLWSETILTLALVITSAVVTLAIAIPLGILASRSQTVDTALRPILDLMQTMPSFVYLIPAVIFFGLGNVPGMIATIIFAMPPAIRLTNLGIRQVPVELIEVSEAFGATQWQKLVKVQLPVAMPTIMAGVNQCIMLALSMTVIAAMIGAAGLGLNVLMGIQRVDIGGGFEAGLCIVIIAIILDRITQNVISTGNDQK